One genomic segment of Burkholderia pyrrocinia includes these proteins:
- the kdpF gene encoding K(+)-transporting ATPase subunit F: MTWMLWLAGASTALLFAYLVFALLRAEDIE; this comes from the coding sequence ATGACCTGGATGCTTTGGCTGGCAGGCGCGTCCACCGCGCTGCTGTTCGCGTATCTCGTCTTTGCGCTGCTGCGCGCGGAGGACATCGAATGA
- the upp gene encoding uracil phosphoribosyltransferase translates to MKQDSRFPNLFILDHPLIQHKLTHMRDKDTSTRTFRELLREITLLMGYEITRNLPITTRRVETPLVEVDAPVIAGKKLAIVPVLRAGIGMSDGLLDLVPSARVGHIGVYRAEDHRPVEYLVRLPDLEDRVFILCDPMVATGYSAVHAVDVLKRRNVPAANIMFVALVAAPEGVQVFQDAHPDVKLYVASLDSHLNEHAYIVPGLGDAGDRLFGTKN, encoded by the coding sequence ATGAAACAGGACAGCCGTTTCCCGAATCTCTTCATCCTCGATCACCCGCTGATCCAGCACAAGCTCACCCACATGCGCGACAAGGACACGTCGACGCGCACGTTCCGCGAGCTGCTGCGCGAGATCACGCTGCTGATGGGCTATGAGATCACCCGCAACCTGCCGATCACGACCCGGCGGGTCGAAACCCCGCTCGTCGAGGTCGACGCGCCCGTGATCGCGGGCAAGAAGCTCGCGATCGTGCCCGTGCTGCGCGCGGGCATCGGGATGTCGGACGGCCTGCTCGACCTGGTCCCGTCCGCGCGCGTCGGCCATATCGGCGTGTACCGCGCCGAGGACCACCGCCCGGTCGAATACCTTGTACGCCTGCCCGACCTCGAGGATCGCGTCTTCATCCTGTGCGACCCGATGGTCGCGACCGGTTATTCGGCCGTGCATGCGGTCGACGTGCTCAAGCGCCGCAACGTGCCGGCCGCGAACATCATGTTCGTCGCGCTCGTCGCCGCGCCCGAGGGCGTGCAGGTGTTCCAGGACGCGCACCCGGACGTGAAGCTGTACGTCGCGTCGCTCGACTCGCACCTGAACGAGCACGCGTACATCGTGCCGGGCCTCGGCGACGCGGGCGACCGCCTGTTCGGCACCAAGAACTGA
- a CDS encoding SDR family oxidoreductase, with product MDLGIAGKTALVCAASKGLGRGCAEALAAEGVNLVIVARTRDTLEATADAIRAASGVSVTAVACDITTPDGRAAALAACPQPDILVTNAGGPPPGDFRDFSHDDWIRALESNMLTPIELIRATIDGMIARGFGRIVNITSSAVKAPIDVLALSNGARSGLTGFVAGLSRKVAGQGVTINSLLPGLFDTDRIATTLAASAQAQGVTVDEMRARRTKDIPAGRLGTRDEFGAACAFLCSVHAGYITGQNWLLDGGAYPGTF from the coding sequence ATGGATCTCGGCATCGCAGGAAAGACCGCGCTCGTGTGCGCGGCAAGCAAGGGCCTCGGGCGCGGCTGCGCGGAAGCGCTGGCCGCCGAGGGCGTGAATCTCGTGATCGTCGCGCGCACGCGCGACACGCTCGAGGCGACCGCCGACGCGATCCGCGCGGCGTCCGGCGTGTCGGTCACGGCGGTCGCGTGCGACATCACGACGCCGGACGGCCGCGCGGCCGCGCTCGCCGCGTGCCCGCAGCCGGATATTCTCGTGACGAATGCCGGCGGGCCGCCGCCCGGCGACTTCCGCGACTTCTCGCACGACGACTGGATCCGTGCGCTCGAGTCGAACATGCTGACGCCGATCGAGCTGATCCGCGCGACCATCGACGGGATGATCGCGCGCGGCTTCGGTCGGATCGTCAACATCACGAGTTCGGCCGTGAAGGCGCCGATCGACGTGCTCGCGCTGTCGAACGGCGCGCGCTCGGGGTTGACCGGCTTCGTCGCCGGGCTGTCGCGCAAGGTCGCCGGCCAGGGCGTGACGATCAACAGCCTGCTGCCGGGGCTGTTCGACACCGACCGGATCGCGACGACGCTCGCCGCGTCGGCGCAGGCGCAGGGCGTGACGGTCGACGAGATGCGCGCGCGGCGCACGAAGGACATCCCGGCCGGCCGCCTCGGCACGCGCGACGAATTCGGCGCGGCGTGCGCGTTCCTGTGCAGCGTGCATGCCGGCTATATCACCGGGCAGAACTGGCTGCTCGACGGTGGCGCGTATCCGGGCACGTTCTGA
- the kdpB gene encoding potassium-transporting ATPase subunit KdpB → MTQHSATRSMFDPALLRPAIVDSFKKLTPRTQFRNPVMFCVYVGSILTTILWIAALAGQAEAPAGFILAIALWLWFTVLFANFAEALAEGRSKAQAASLRSAKKDVMAKKLNEPHPKSPIRITTATELRRGDVVLVEAGDVIPADGEVVDGVASVDESAITGESAPVIRESGGDFSSVTGGTRVLSDWIVVKVTANPGEAFLDRMIAMVEGAKRKKTPNEIALTILLVALTIVMLLATATLLPFSTFAVEAMKAGHVVTITALVALLVCLIPTTIGGLLSAIGVAGMSRMMQANVIATSGRAVEAAGDVDVLLLDKTGTITLGNRQASTFVPAPGVTEEALADAAQLSSLADETPEGRSIVVLAKERFNIRQRDMAQLHATFLGFSAQTRMSGVDLPGREIRKGAADAIRRYVETHGSRFPEEVRRAVDEVARRGSTPLVVADLHEGAARVLGVIELKDIVKGGIKERFAELRKMGIKTVMVTGDNRLTAAAIAAEAGVDDFLAEATPETKLATIREHQAAGRLVAMTGDGTNDAPALAQADVAVAMNTGTQAAKEAGNMVDLDSNPTKLIEIVEIGKQMLMTRGSLTTFSIANDIAKYFAIIPAAFVTTYPQLRVLDIMHLTSPASAILSAVIFNALIIVALIPLALKGVRYRPLGAASLLRRNLLVYGLGGVLLPFPFIKLIDMTLAALGWA, encoded by the coding sequence ATGACTCAACATTCCGCAACACGGTCCATGTTCGATCCGGCGCTGCTGCGCCCGGCGATCGTGGACTCGTTCAAGAAACTCACGCCGCGCACGCAGTTCCGCAACCCGGTGATGTTCTGCGTATACGTCGGCAGCATCCTGACCACGATCCTGTGGATCGCGGCGCTTGCCGGCCAGGCCGAGGCGCCCGCGGGCTTCATCCTCGCGATCGCGCTGTGGCTGTGGTTCACGGTGCTGTTCGCGAACTTTGCCGAAGCGCTCGCCGAAGGGCGCTCGAAGGCGCAGGCCGCGTCGCTGCGCAGCGCGAAGAAAGACGTGATGGCGAAGAAGCTCAACGAGCCGCATCCGAAGTCGCCGATCCGCATCACGACCGCGACCGAGCTGCGCCGTGGCGACGTCGTGCTCGTCGAGGCCGGCGACGTGATCCCGGCCGACGGCGAGGTTGTCGACGGTGTCGCGTCCGTCGACGAATCGGCGATCACCGGCGAATCCGCGCCGGTGATCCGCGAATCGGGCGGCGACTTCTCGTCGGTGACGGGCGGCACGCGCGTGCTGTCCGACTGGATCGTCGTCAAGGTCACCGCGAACCCGGGCGAAGCGTTCCTCGACCGGATGATCGCGATGGTCGAAGGCGCGAAGCGCAAGAAGACGCCGAACGAGATCGCGCTGACGATCCTGCTCGTCGCGCTGACGATCGTCATGCTGCTCGCGACCGCGACGCTGCTGCCGTTCTCGACGTTCGCGGTCGAGGCGATGAAGGCCGGCCACGTGGTGACGATCACCGCGCTCGTCGCGCTGCTCGTGTGCCTGATCCCGACGACGATCGGCGGCTTGCTGTCCGCGATCGGCGTGGCGGGGATGAGCCGGATGATGCAGGCGAACGTGATCGCGACGTCGGGCCGCGCGGTGGAGGCGGCCGGCGACGTCGACGTGCTGCTGCTCGACAAGACCGGCACGATCACGCTCGGCAACCGCCAGGCATCGACGTTCGTGCCCGCTCCGGGCGTGACCGAGGAAGCGCTGGCCGATGCCGCGCAACTGTCGTCGCTCGCCGACGAAACGCCGGAAGGCCGCAGCATCGTCGTGCTCGCGAAGGAGCGCTTCAACATTCGCCAGCGCGACATGGCGCAACTGCATGCGACGTTCCTCGGCTTTTCCGCGCAGACGCGAATGAGCGGCGTCGACCTGCCCGGCCGCGAGATTCGCAAGGGTGCGGCCGACGCGATCCGCCGCTACGTCGAGACGCACGGCAGCCGGTTCCCGGAAGAAGTGCGTCGCGCGGTCGACGAGGTCGCGCGCCGCGGCAGCACGCCGCTCGTCGTGGCCGACCTGCATGAAGGCGCTGCGCGCGTGCTCGGCGTGATCGAGCTGAAGGACATCGTGAAGGGCGGCATCAAGGAGCGCTTCGCGGAACTGCGCAAGATGGGCATCAAGACCGTGATGGTGACGGGCGACAACCGGCTGACGGCCGCGGCGATCGCGGCGGAAGCAGGCGTGGACGATTTCCTCGCGGAAGCGACGCCGGAAACCAAGCTCGCGACGATCCGCGAGCACCAGGCGGCCGGCCGGCTCGTCGCGATGACGGGCGACGGCACCAACGACGCGCCGGCGCTCGCGCAGGCCGACGTGGCGGTGGCGATGAACACGGGCACGCAGGCCGCGAAGGAAGCGGGCAACATGGTCGACCTCGACTCGAACCCGACGAAGCTGATCGAGATCGTCGAGATCGGCAAGCAGATGCTGATGACGCGCGGCTCGCTGACGACGTTCTCGATCGCGAACGACATCGCGAAGTACTTCGCGATCATCCCGGCCGCGTTCGTGACGACGTACCCGCAACTGCGCGTGCTCGACATCATGCACCTGACGTCGCCGGCGTCCGCGATCCTGTCGGCGGTGATCTTCAACGCGCTGATCATCGTCGCGCTGATCCCGCTCGCGCTGAAGGGCGTGCGCTATCGTCCGCTCGGCGCCGCGTCGCTGCTGCGCCGCAACCTGCTGGTCTACGGCCTCGGCGGCGTGCTGCTGCCGTTCCCGTTCATCAAGCTGATCGACATGACGCTCGCCGCACTCGGCTGGGCCTGA
- a CDS encoding quinone oxidoreductase family protein → MPKAIRYDQPGGPDVMKWVDVEVGEPKAGEVRIRQHAVGLNYIDVYFRTGLYPQPLPGGLGMEAAGEVTAVGDGVTALKAGDRVAYVGQPPGAYAQERVLPAERLVKLPDGISYDDAASVMLQGLTAHYLLRRTYPVKAGDTILIHAAAGGVGLLVCQWAKALGATVIGTVGSDEKAALAKAHGCDHPVVYTRENFTQRVKEITNGAGVPVVYDSIGKDTYVGSLDSLAPLGLFVSFGNASGPLPPIDSKEFSSRGSLFFTRPTLFSYIAKRADLESAAAELFDVLLSGKVKTSINQRYPLAEVGRAHEDLEARKTTGSTILVP, encoded by the coding sequence ATGCCGAAAGCAATCCGATACGACCAGCCGGGCGGCCCGGACGTGATGAAGTGGGTCGATGTCGAGGTCGGCGAGCCGAAGGCGGGCGAAGTCCGCATCCGGCAGCATGCGGTCGGGCTCAACTACATCGACGTGTATTTCCGCACGGGCCTCTATCCGCAGCCGCTGCCCGGCGGCCTCGGGATGGAGGCGGCGGGCGAGGTGACGGCCGTCGGCGACGGTGTGACCGCGCTCAAGGCGGGCGACCGCGTTGCGTATGTCGGGCAGCCGCCGGGCGCGTATGCGCAGGAGCGCGTGCTGCCGGCCGAGCGGCTCGTGAAGCTGCCGGACGGCATCAGCTACGACGACGCGGCGTCGGTGATGCTGCAGGGGCTGACCGCGCACTACCTGTTGCGCCGCACGTACCCGGTGAAGGCCGGCGACACGATCCTGATCCACGCGGCGGCCGGCGGCGTCGGCCTGCTCGTGTGCCAGTGGGCGAAGGCGCTCGGCGCGACCGTGATCGGCACGGTCGGCTCCGACGAGAAAGCCGCGCTCGCGAAGGCGCACGGCTGCGATCATCCGGTCGTCTACACGCGCGAGAACTTCACGCAGCGCGTGAAGGAGATCACCAACGGCGCGGGCGTGCCGGTCGTCTACGATTCGATCGGCAAGGATACCTACGTCGGCTCGCTCGACAGCCTCGCGCCGCTCGGGCTGTTCGTCAGCTTCGGCAACGCGTCGGGCCCGCTGCCGCCGATCGATTCGAAGGAGTTCTCGTCGCGTGGCTCGCTGTTCTTCACGCGCCCGACGCTGTTCTCGTACATCGCGAAGCGCGCCGATCTCGAATCCGCGGCCGCCGAGCTGTTCGACGTGCTGCTGTCGGGCAAGGTGAAGACGAGCATCAACCAGCGTTATCCGCTCGCGGAAGTCGGCCGCGCGCATGAAGATCTCGAAGCGCGCAAGACCACCGGCTCGACGATCCTCGTTCCCTGA
- a CDS encoding YebC/PmpR family DNA-binding transcriptional regulator — translation MAGHSKWANIKHKKAAADAKRGKIWTRLIKEIQVAARLGGGDVNSNPRLRLAVDKAADANMPKDNVKRAIDRGVGGADGANYEEIRYEGYGISGAAIIVDTLTDNRTRTVAEVRHAFSKFGGNMGTDGSVAFMFDHVGQFLFAPGTSEDALMEAALEAGANDVNTNDDGSIEVLCDWQEFSKVKDALEAAGFKAELAEVTMKPQNEVEFTGDDAAKMQKLLDALENLDDVQDVYTNAVIVEE, via the coding sequence ATGGCTGGTCATTCGAAATGGGCCAACATCAAGCATAAGAAGGCAGCGGCCGACGCGAAGCGCGGCAAGATCTGGACCCGCCTGATCAAGGAAATCCAGGTCGCGGCGCGCCTCGGCGGCGGCGACGTCAACTCGAACCCGCGCCTGCGTCTCGCGGTCGACAAGGCGGCCGACGCGAACATGCCGAAGGACAACGTCAAGCGCGCGATCGATCGCGGCGTCGGCGGCGCGGACGGCGCGAACTACGAGGAAATCCGTTACGAAGGCTACGGCATCAGCGGCGCGGCGATCATCGTCGACACGCTGACCGACAACCGCACCCGTACGGTCGCGGAAGTTCGCCACGCATTCTCGAAGTTCGGCGGCAACATGGGCACCGACGGCTCGGTCGCGTTCATGTTCGATCACGTCGGCCAGTTCCTGTTCGCCCCCGGCACGTCCGAAGACGCGCTGATGGAAGCCGCGCTCGAAGCCGGCGCGAACGACGTGAACACGAACGACGACGGCTCGATCGAAGTGCTGTGCGACTGGCAGGAATTCTCGAAGGTGAAGGACGCGCTCGAAGCCGCCGGCTTCAAGGCCGAACTCGCCGAAGTGACGATGAAGCCGCAGAACGAAGTCGAATTCACCGGCGACGACGCGGCGAAGATGCAAAAGCTCCTGGACGCGCTCGAGAACCTCGACGACGTGCAGGACGTGTATACGAACGCCGTCATCGTCGAGGAATGA
- the kdpA gene encoding potassium-transporting ATPase subunit KdpA, whose translation MNANNLLQSLLFIVVLLAAAVPVARYLTAVMDGSSRVVRVFGPLERVLYRIAGVDAGTEMNWKQYAIATIAFNALGALFLYGLLRLQGFLPGNPQQFGAMTVDGAFNTAVSFVTNTNWQDYTPEQTVSYLTQMLGLTVQNFLSAATGIVVVIALIRGFARHTAQTIGNFWVDLTRVTMYVLVPMSVIIAALLMSQGVIQNMKAFEDVPVLQASTYAAPKLDAQGNPVKDAKGNPVTVPTRLTKQTLAMGPVASQEAIKMLGTNGGGFFNANSAHPYENPTPFANFIQIFAILIIPAALCLVFGRMIGDRRQGIAVLAAMTVAFVIAVGFEVSAEQAGNPTLAVLHVDQSASALQPGGNMEGKETRFGIAQTGIFTVATTAASCGAVDTMHDSLTPLGGLVPMLLMQLGEVVYGGVGSGLYGMLVFALLAVFVAGLMIGRTPEYVGKKIESYEMKMVSIVVLLTPLLVLVGTSIAVLADAGKAGIANPGPHGFSEILYAFSSAANNNGSAFAGLTVGTPFYNWMTAIAMWFGRFGTIVPVLAIAGSLAAKKRIAATSGTLPTHGPLFVVLLLGTVLLVGALTYVPALALGPGVEHLMMWLGA comes from the coding sequence ATGAACGCGAACAACCTGTTGCAATCGCTGTTGTTCATCGTCGTGCTGTTGGCCGCGGCCGTTCCGGTCGCGCGCTACCTGACGGCCGTGATGGACGGCAGCTCGCGCGTCGTGCGCGTGTTCGGGCCGCTCGAACGCGTGCTGTACCGCATCGCCGGCGTCGACGCCGGCACCGAAATGAACTGGAAGCAGTACGCGATCGCGACGATCGCGTTCAATGCGCTCGGCGCACTGTTCCTCTACGGCCTGCTGCGCCTGCAGGGCTTCCTGCCCGGCAACCCGCAGCAGTTCGGCGCGATGACGGTCGACGGCGCGTTCAACACGGCCGTCAGCTTCGTCACCAACACGAACTGGCAGGACTACACGCCCGAGCAGACCGTCAGCTACCTGACGCAGATGCTCGGCCTGACCGTGCAGAACTTCCTGTCGGCGGCGACCGGCATCGTCGTCGTGATCGCGCTGATTCGCGGCTTCGCGCGTCATACCGCGCAGACGATCGGCAACTTCTGGGTCGACCTCACGCGCGTGACGATGTACGTGCTCGTGCCGATGTCGGTGATCATCGCCGCGCTGCTGATGAGCCAGGGCGTGATCCAGAACATGAAGGCGTTCGAGGACGTGCCGGTGCTGCAGGCCAGCACCTACGCGGCGCCGAAGCTCGACGCACAGGGCAACCCGGTGAAGGACGCCAAGGGCAACCCGGTGACGGTGCCGACCCGGCTCACGAAGCAGACGCTCGCGATGGGCCCGGTCGCGTCTCAGGAAGCGATCAAGATGCTCGGCACCAACGGTGGCGGCTTCTTCAACGCGAACTCCGCGCACCCGTACGAGAACCCGACGCCGTTCGCGAACTTCATCCAGATCTTCGCGATCCTGATCATCCCGGCCGCGCTGTGTCTCGTGTTCGGCCGCATGATCGGCGACCGCCGCCAGGGCATCGCGGTGCTCGCGGCGATGACGGTCGCGTTCGTGATCGCGGTCGGCTTCGAGGTCAGCGCCGAACAGGCCGGCAACCCGACGCTCGCCGTGCTCCACGTCGACCAGTCGGCGAGCGCGCTGCAGCCGGGCGGCAACATGGAAGGCAAGGAAACGCGCTTCGGGATCGCGCAGACCGGCATCTTCACGGTCGCGACGACGGCCGCGTCGTGCGGCGCGGTCGACACGATGCACGATTCGCTGACGCCGCTCGGCGGCCTCGTGCCGATGCTGCTGATGCAGCTTGGCGAGGTGGTCTACGGCGGGGTCGGCTCGGGCCTCTACGGAATGCTGGTGTTCGCGCTGCTCGCGGTGTTCGTCGCCGGCCTGATGATCGGCCGCACGCCGGAATACGTCGGCAAGAAGATCGAGTCGTACGAGATGAAGATGGTGTCGATCGTCGTGCTGCTCACGCCGCTGCTGGTGCTGGTCGGCACGTCGATCGCGGTGCTCGCCGATGCCGGCAAGGCCGGCATCGCGAACCCGGGCCCGCACGGCTTCTCGGAAATCCTGTACGCGTTCAGCTCGGCCGCGAACAACAACGGCAGTGCGTTCGCGGGCCTGACGGTCGGCACGCCGTTCTACAACTGGATGACCGCGATCGCGATGTGGTTCGGCCGCTTCGGCACGATCGTGCCGGTGCTGGCGATCGCCGGCTCGCTCGCCGCGAAGAAGCGCATCGCCGCGACGAGCGGCACGCTGCCGACGCACGGTCCGCTGTTCGTCGTGCTGCTGCTCGGCACCGTGCTGCTGGTGGGCGCGCTGACCTACGTGCCGGCGCTTGCGCTCGGCCCTGGCGTCGAGCACCTGATGATGTGGCTGGGCGCGTAA
- a CDS encoding methylglyoxal synthase, with protein sequence MSKPRIALIAHDAKKDEIVALAGQYRATLAQCRLVATGTTGGRIAAAHGLEVERKLSGPLGGDLQIGAELADGRVDIVVFLRDPMTAQPHDPDITALVRACDVHDVPVATNVATARMLLDDLARNMQDVC encoded by the coding sequence ATGAGCAAACCCCGCATCGCACTGATTGCGCACGACGCGAAGAAGGACGAGATCGTCGCGCTCGCGGGTCAATACCGCGCGACGCTTGCGCAATGCCGGCTGGTCGCAACGGGCACGACGGGCGGCCGCATCGCGGCCGCGCACGGGCTGGAGGTCGAGCGCAAGCTGTCGGGGCCGCTCGGCGGCGACCTGCAGATCGGCGCGGAACTGGCCGACGGCCGCGTCGACATCGTCGTGTTCCTGCGCGACCCGATGACCGCGCAGCCGCACGACCCCGACATCACCGCGCTCGTGCGCGCATGCGACGTGCACGACGTGCCGGTCGCGACCAACGTCGCGACAGCGCGGATGCTGCTCGACGATCTGGCGCGGAACATGCAGGACGTTTGCTAG